GCCTTGCCGCGTTTCAAGTACAGGTGCAGATCGTGCTCGAAGGTGAACCCGACACCGCCGTGCAGCTGGAGGCAATCGGCTGCGACGCTCATCAGGGTGTCCGTGCACACCGTCTTCGCGACGGCCGCCACCGTCGCCACGTCGTCACCCGAACTGTCGGTCGCCGCACCGCTCGCCGCGCAGCGCACCGCGTACCGCGCCGTCGCCAGCGCACCGTGCACCGCCACCGCCATGTCCGCGCACCGGTGCTTCAGCGCCTGGAACGAACCGATCGGCCGGCCGAACTGCTCACGCACCTTCAGGTACGCGACCGTCTGTTCGAGACAGGCACTCGCCGCCGCCGCCGATTCCACCGCGATCGCGATCCGCACCAGATCCACCAGCCGGCGCGCGAGGTCGCCGCCCCGCGCCAGCCGCTGCGCCGGCACGTGCGAAAACTCCACGTCCGCCAGACGCCGCGTGTGGTCCAGGGCCCAGCGGGCGGTCCGGGTCACCCCCGGATCCGCCGGCGAGACCAGGTACACCCCGCCGTCCGCGCCCAGCACCAGCACCAGGTCCGCACGTG
The sequence above is a segment of the Amycolatopsis viridis genome. Coding sequences within it:
- a CDS encoding acyl-CoA dehydrogenase family protein: MNEDEGLLEEMRKAVADFLRAEADPARRRTAMDSDDGYDRSLFERGVTELGLGGLTVPEACGGLGLGFAEAAVVIEEFGRAVVPSPVPDTLVAATVLAEAGEPAQEVLHRLATDPVAIAVAGVAGPVGVDGGRLHGTARAVPHGARADLVLVLGADGGVYLVSPADPGVTRTARWALDHTRRLADVEFSHVPAQRLARGGDLARRLVDLVRIAIAVESAAAASACLEQTVAYLKVREQFGRPIGSFQALKHRCADMAVAVHGALATARYAVRCAASGAATDSSGDDVATVAAVAKTVCTDTLMSVAADCLQLHGGVGFTFEHDLHLYLKRGKANQVLAGRNAQLRATFAAKL